A genomic stretch from Hymenobacter psoromatis includes:
- a CDS encoding cyclic pyranopterin phosphate synthase MoaA, which produces MLHDAHGRPLEYLRLAVTDRCNLRCFYCMPEEGIKYLPKHELLSYEEMLRLVEIMTGLGVRKVRLTGGEPFVRRDLVPFMERLAALPGLDDISLTTNGVLTAPHVPTLARLGIKAVNLSLDTLDRQRFFEITRRDELPQVLATFHALLDAGIQVKINAVVMDGRNIQDLVPLAELTRDLPVEVRFIEEMPFNGGSHVATPESLPWHHRRIRQHLEAHLGALMPAHTATGATADEYTLAGHQGRVGIIAAYSRTFCGTCNRLRLTAEGGIKTCLYDQGVLDLRALLRGGATDADIATALSQAFYHRAANGFEAERLRPTHQLNFESMATIGG; this is translated from the coding sequence GTGCTGCACGACGCTCACGGCCGGCCGCTCGAATACCTGCGCCTGGCCGTTACGGACCGCTGCAACCTGCGCTGCTTCTACTGCATGCCCGAAGAAGGCATTAAGTACCTGCCTAAGCACGAGCTGCTTAGCTATGAAGAAATGCTGCGTCTGGTGGAGATTATGACTGGCCTGGGCGTGCGCAAGGTGCGCCTGACGGGCGGTGAGCCCTTCGTGCGGCGCGACCTGGTGCCCTTCATGGAGCGCCTGGCCGCCCTGCCGGGCCTCGATGACATCAGCCTGACTACCAACGGGGTGCTCACCGCGCCCCACGTGCCGACCCTGGCCCGGCTGGGCATAAAGGCCGTGAACCTCAGCCTCGACACGCTGGACCGCCAGCGCTTCTTCGAGATAACCCGGCGCGACGAGCTGCCCCAGGTGCTGGCCACGTTTCACGCGCTGCTCGACGCTGGTATTCAGGTGAAAATCAACGCTGTAGTGATGGATGGCCGCAACATTCAGGACTTGGTGCCGCTGGCCGAGCTGACCCGCGACCTGCCCGTGGAAGTGCGCTTTATTGAAGAAATGCCCTTCAACGGCGGCAGCCACGTGGCCACGCCCGAGTCGCTGCCCTGGCACCACCGCCGCATCCGGCAGCACCTGGAGGCGCACCTCGGCGCGCTGATGCCCGCCCACACCGCCACCGGCGCCACCGCCGACGAGTACACCCTGGCCGGGCACCAGGGGAGGGTAGGGATTATTGCGGCCTACTCGCGCACCTTCTGCGGCACCTGCAACCGCCTGCGCCTCACCGCCGAGGGCGGCATCAAAACCTGCCTCTACGACCAGGGCGTGCTCGATTTGCGCGCTCTGCTGCGCGGCGGCGCCACCGATGCCGACATCGCAACCGCTCTCTCTCAGGCTTTTTATCACCGCGCCGCCAATGGCTTCGAGGCCGAGCGCCTGCGTCCCACGCATCAGCTCAACTTTGAAAGCATGGCGACGATTGGGGGGTGA
- a CDS encoding TonB-dependent receptor, whose amino-acid sequence MRGSVAWASALALAQPLAAQTPKLPRRPTPLDTLRTDLNEVVVSASRVEESFLQSPVTVEKLNARAIRLSPAPSFFDAIEHLKGVQVITPSIGFKVINARGFTNTTNVRFAQLVDGVDNQAPHIGGPIGNVLGPSDLDINNVELVPGTAAALYGLNAINGLANFTTKNPFNSEGLSLRQQTGVNHLNDPSVKTFGEGGSPVHTYSETSVRYAKVLVADKLAFKINGTYLRAYDWIANDQTDINPNGNATTGLFGADNPAQDQVSRYGNESSDRKNITLGGKSYSVARTGYDERDLVDYNVRTLKADMALHYRFRPGTELAYTYRVASFDNVYQRSNRFRLQDYLLQQHALTFTSPVVQARAYLTQENTGKSYNLRSMGENIDRSYKPDTQWYSDYTTAWNAATRGGAGVADALRTARGAADAGRLQPGTEAFNQRLSQLQDINNWDVGAALRVRANLAHAEAQVNVAEALRRGGRALPANLDLRAGADHRTYIVVPDGNYFINPNPGKDPLHDDLLYSKTGGFAQAGGRLLQERLRLTATLRVDKNDYFNVKFNPRFTAVYSPTQRQNFRLSYQSGYRFPSLFEGFSNVNSGQVKRVGGLRVMSNGVFENSYLRSSIDRFNAAVTAGLNGTPAQTRAQAVAANQSLLVKNPYTYLRPEYIRSLEMGYKAAVGPQGRLLVDVDFYYNSYRDFIAQVEAYVPQTTNGAVLATGTDLNTIATALNTTSVPTGGTTTGQARYRLWTNSQSQVYNYGGSAGVRYNLAGGYLAGANATYTRLDRTENGDGLEDGFNTPQWLYNLSFANENAYKNVGFGLNFRHQVSYYSQTFLVNGSVPAFSSLDAQLSYYIPEAQVRLKLGASNVLNKYYVTYLGGPSVGGLYYLTVAYGL is encoded by the coding sequence CTGCGCGGCTCAGTGGCGTGGGCGTCGGCGCTGGCGCTGGCTCAGCCGCTGGCCGCCCAAACCCCGAAGCTGCCCCGCCGCCCTACCCCCCTTGACACGTTGCGCACCGACCTGAATGAGGTGGTAGTGTCGGCTTCGCGGGTGGAGGAGAGCTTTTTGCAGTCGCCGGTGACGGTAGAAAAGCTCAATGCCCGCGCCATTCGGTTGTCGCCGGCCCCGTCGTTTTTCGACGCTATTGAGCACTTGAAGGGCGTGCAGGTGATTACGCCCAGCATCGGCTTTAAGGTGATAAACGCGCGGGGCTTCACCAACACCACCAACGTGCGCTTCGCGCAGCTCGTGGATGGCGTGGACAACCAGGCGCCGCACATTGGCGGGCCGATTGGCAACGTGCTGGGGCCGAGCGACCTGGACATCAACAATGTGGAGCTGGTACCCGGCACCGCCGCCGCGCTCTATGGCCTGAACGCCATCAACGGGCTGGCCAATTTCACGACCAAAAACCCGTTTAATTCGGAAGGGCTGAGCCTGCGCCAGCAAACGGGCGTCAACCACCTCAACGACCCCAGCGTGAAGACGTTTGGCGAGGGCGGTTCGCCGGTGCATACCTATTCGGAAACCAGCGTGCGCTACGCGAAAGTGCTGGTGGCCGACAAGTTAGCTTTCAAAATCAACGGCACCTATCTGCGCGCTTATGACTGGATAGCTAATGACCAGACCGATATCAACCCCAACGGCAACGCCACGACGGGCCTGTTTGGGGCCGACAACCCGGCCCAGGACCAGGTGAGCCGCTACGGCAACGAGTCGTCGGACCGCAAGAATATTACGCTGGGCGGCAAGAGCTACTCAGTGGCCCGCACCGGCTACGACGAGCGCGATTTGGTGGACTACAATGTGCGGACGCTCAAGGCCGATATGGCGCTGCACTACCGTTTTCGGCCGGGCACGGAGCTGGCCTATACTTACCGCGTGGCGAGCTTCGATAATGTGTATCAGCGCTCGAACCGCTTCCGGCTGCAAGACTACCTGTTGCAGCAGCACGCCCTCACGTTTACGTCGCCGGTGGTGCAGGCCCGCGCCTACCTCACCCAGGAAAACACCGGCAAAAGCTACAACCTGCGCTCGATGGGCGAGAACATCGACCGTAGCTACAAGCCCGATACCCAGTGGTATAGCGACTACACCACTGCCTGGAACGCCGCCACCCGAGGCGGCGCGGGCGTGGCCGACGCCCTGCGCACGGCCCGCGGTGCTGCCGACGCCGGCCGCCTGCAACCAGGCACCGAGGCCTTCAACCAGCGCCTAAGCCAGCTGCAAGATATCAACAATTGGGACGTGGGGGCCGCCCTGCGCGTGCGGGCCAACCTGGCCCACGCCGAAGCGCAGGTGAACGTGGCCGAGGCCCTGCGGCGGGGGGGTAGGGCGCTACCCGCCAACCTCGACCTGCGGGCCGGGGCCGACCACCGCACCTACATCGTGGTGCCCGATGGCAACTATTTCATCAATCCCAACCCCGGCAAAGACCCGCTCCACGACGACCTGCTGTACTCCAAAACCGGGGGCTTTGCGCAGGCGGGCGGGCGGCTGCTGCAAGAGCGGCTGCGCCTCACGGCGACGCTGCGGGTGGATAAAAACGACTACTTCAACGTGAAATTCAACCCGCGCTTCACGGCTGTTTATTCCCCTACCCAGCGCCAGAACTTCCGCCTCAGCTACCAGAGCGGCTACCGGTTTCCGAGCTTGTTCGAAGGTTTTTCCAACGTGAACAGCGGCCAGGTGAAGCGCGTGGGCGGGCTGCGCGTGATGTCGAACGGCGTGTTTGAGAACAGCTACCTGCGCAGCAGCATCGACCGCTTCAACGCGGCCGTGACGGCCGGCCTCAACGGCACGCCCGCCCAAACGCGGGCCCAGGCCGTGGCCGCCAACCAGAGTCTGCTGGTAAAAAACCCGTACACCTACCTGCGGCCCGAATACATTCGCTCGCTCGAAATGGGCTACAAAGCGGCGGTAGGGCCGCAGGGCCGGCTGCTGGTCGATGTCGATTTCTACTATAATTCCTACCGCGATTTCATCGCCCAGGTAGAAGCCTACGTGCCCCAAACCACCAACGGCGCGGTGCTGGCCACTGGCACCGACCTGAACACGATAGCTACCGCGCTCAATACCACCTCCGTGCCGACTGGCGGCACCACTACGGGGCAGGCCCGCTACCGCCTCTGGACCAACTCGCAAAGCCAGGTGTACAATTACGGCGGCTCGGCCGGTGTACGCTACAACCTGGCCGGCGGCTACCTGGCCGGCGCCAACGCCACCTACACCCGCCTCGACCGCACCGAAAACGGCGACGGCCTCGAAGACGGCTTCAACACCCCGCAGTGGCTATATAACCTGAGCTTTGCCAACGAAAACGCCTACAAAAACGTCGGCTTTGGCCTGAATTTCCGGCACCAGGTCAGCTACTATTCCCAGACTTTTCTGGTGAATGGCAGCGTGCCGGCCTTCAGCAGCCTCGACGCGCAGCTGAGCTACTACATACCTGAGGCGCAGGTGCGCCTGAAGCTGGGGGCCAGCAACGTGCTCAATAAGTACTACGTGACGTATCTGGGCGGGCCCAGCGTGGGTGGGCTCTACTACCTCACGGTAGCGTACGGGTTGTAA
- a CDS encoding antibiotic biosynthesis monooxygenase — translation MPAVARRWPLLLLSTGLLALVACNRATAQTPASSQVVRLARLEIYPAQLESYKAALKEGIETAVRVEPGVLTLYAVQEQANPTHLTLLEIYASPAAYQAHLKTPHFLKYKTSTQSMVKSLELINAMPLVPGMKIK, via the coding sequence ATGCCAGCGGTGGCCCGCCGCTGGCCACTCTTGCTGCTGAGCACCGGGCTCCTGGCGTTGGTGGCGTGTAACCGTGCTACAGCCCAGACACCGGCCAGCAGCCAGGTAGTGCGGCTGGCCCGGCTCGAAATATATCCGGCACAACTAGAAAGCTATAAAGCCGCGCTTAAGGAGGGCATCGAGACGGCCGTGCGGGTAGAGCCGGGCGTGCTCACGCTGTATGCGGTGCAGGAGCAAGCCAACCCCACCCATCTCACGCTGCTAGAGATATATGCCAGCCCGGCGGCCTACCAGGCTCATCTGAAAACCCCCCACTTTCTCAAGTACAAAACCAGCACCCAATCGATGGTTAAGTCGCTCGAACTTATCAACGCGATGCCGTTGGTGCCGGGCATGAAAATAAAGTAG
- a CDS encoding cyclic pyranopterin monophosphate synthase accessory protein, with the protein MSDSAPKLTHLNDAGQPAMVNVGAKAVTARVARARARVRLGADILALVTAGDLPTRKGPVFQTAIIAGVMAAKKTADLIPLCHPLGLDDCQVHIEVLPPDSLLIECTARVTGKTGIEMEALTGASVAALTVYDMCKAMSHHIVIEEIRLLEKTGGKSDFLVNG; encoded by the coding sequence ATGTCCGATTCCGCACCCAAGCTCACCCACCTCAACGACGCCGGCCAACCAGCGATGGTCAACGTCGGCGCTAAAGCCGTAACGGCCCGCGTGGCCCGCGCCCGCGCCCGCGTGCGCCTCGGGGCCGATATCCTGGCGCTGGTGACGGCCGGCGACCTGCCCACGCGCAAGGGTCCGGTGTTTCAAACCGCTATTATCGCGGGCGTGATGGCAGCCAAGAAAACGGCCGACCTCATCCCCCTCTGCCACCCGCTGGGGCTCGATGACTGCCAGGTGCATATCGAAGTCCTACCCCCCGATTCGCTACTGATTGAGTGCACGGCCCGTGTCACGGGCAAAACCGGCATCGAGATGGAGGCTCTCACCGGCGCCTCAGTGGCGGCCCTCACGGTGTACGATATGTGCAAGGCGATGTCGCACCACATCGTGATTGAGGAAATCCGGCTGCTGGAAAAAACGGGCGGCAAGTCCGACTTTTTAGTGAACGGGTGA
- a CDS encoding molybdenum cofactor biosynthesis protein MoaE codes for MTLNHCIDLTDQAIDVAAVLHAAESEEAGAVNAFIGTVRNRSEGRRVVRLHYEAYPPMALHQLSRVAEMAQQKWPMLRRVAVTHRHGTLDIGDVAVVVAVSTPHRADSFAACQYIIDTLKEVVPIWKKEEYEDGTVWVSAHP; via the coding sequence ATGACTCTAAATCATTGCATTGACCTCACCGACCAAGCCATTGACGTAGCGGCTGTGCTGCACGCCGCCGAGTCGGAAGAAGCCGGGGCCGTGAATGCCTTTATTGGCACGGTGCGCAACCGCAGTGAGGGCCGCCGCGTGGTGCGCCTGCACTACGAAGCCTACCCCCCGATGGCCCTGCACCAGCTCTCCCGCGTGGCCGAAATGGCCCAGCAAAAGTGGCCCATGCTGCGCCGCGTAGCCGTGACGCATCGCCACGGCACCCTCGACATCGGCGACGTGGCGGTGGTCGTGGCCGTGTCCACACCCCACCGCGCCGACTCGTTCGCCGCCTGCCAGTATATTATCGACACGCTGAAAGAGGTCGTGCCCATCTGGAAAAAAGAGGAGTACGAGGACGGCACAGTCTGGGTATCGGCGCACCCGTGA
- a CDS encoding molybdopterin synthase sulfur carrier subunit, whose translation MKLTVALFGIAREIVGQSSLELSVPAGQSAAGLLAELRAAYPPLAGLRSLAVAVNNEYAAEDVVLHERDEIALIPPVSGG comes from the coding sequence ATGAAACTAACCGTTGCCCTTTTTGGCATTGCCCGCGAAATCGTGGGGCAGTCGTCGCTGGAGCTGAGCGTGCCGGCCGGGCAGTCGGCCGCCGGCCTGCTGGCCGAGCTGCGCGCCGCCTACCCCCCGCTGGCTGGCCTGCGCAGCCTGGCCGTGGCCGTCAATAATGAGTATGCCGCCGAAGACGTGGTCCTGCACGAGCGCGACGAGATTGCCCTGATTCCGCCCGTAAGCGGGGGGTAG